From a single Sparus aurata chromosome 13, fSpaAur1.1, whole genome shotgun sequence genomic region:
- the LOC115594288 gene encoding DELTA-sagatoxin-Srs1a-like, giving the protein MPAGHRQCTIEVTNKSSHYTLCYVGVYINSGFCATPLPLKIKPSSSGNALFSKTGGTVRGAVGVFTYDLYNKSKGQTAGRIAVMFSVPFNFNLYDNWYAVGVFEKSRACNYDLYYQMYYYTGNMFTREIAGNGIERMNGPVAITASMTNSYQPILSLEVRDNLS; this is encoded by the exons ATGCCTGCAGGGCACCGTCAGTGCACCATTGAGGTTACAAATAAAAGCTCCCACTACACCCTCTGTTATGTTGG TGTTTACATCAACAGTGGGTTCTGTGCCACACCTTTGCCACTTAAGATTAAGCCATCTTCATCTGGAAATGCTCTGTTCTCCAAGACTGGTGGCACTGTTCGAGGAGCTGTTGGTGTCTTCACCTACGATCTCTACAACAAATCTAAAGGACAGACTGCTGGAAGAATAGCTGTCATGTTCTCTGTGCCCTTTAATTTCAACCTATACGACAACTGGTACGCAGTGGGAGTCTTTGAAAAGAGCAGAGCATGTAATTATGATCTTTATTACCAGATGTACTACTACACAGGCAACATGTTTACCAGAGAAATAGCAGGCAATGGAATTGAACGCATGAATGGTCCAGTTGCCATCACGGCATCGATGACAAACTCCTATCAACCTATCCTGAGCTTAGAAGTGAGAGACAACTTAAGTTAG